ggcaaaatttttatagaaatatatttctgacaaaatttttttttgaaataaaattttggaagaaaaattctatagaaataaaattttgataaaaatattttatagaaataaaattttgataaaaattttctatagaaataaaattttaaccaaattttctatagaaataaaattttgaaaaaaaatttttctatagaaataaaattaaaaaaaaaatttctatagaaataaaattttgacaaaattttctatataaataaaattttgattggaaaaatatctgaaaaactatcattttattccatttattccatttgaaaaattgttcaccaatataccttttacaattttaagcgtacttTTTGATACACTTCCCCCATCTCAGtgggcgattgttgtagtggcacttacgagtctgtgctaGCGATGAgaatgaaatggaattttgcaaTGCTGACAGGGTGCAGCACATATTGATATATGATCTTGAACTAAAACCATTGAAGTTACAAAAAATGCAAATACCAAAGTGTAGACCTATTTATAACGGCGCTTCGCCGTTAtaaataccgcagagccactttccgccatttgaagaccataattcgtgccaaaggcaaaaaaattcgaacaaatttaaactaATATTATTTCGGACATTTTTTGgccaataaaattcaaaatacaTGAACAAAATATAGCGATTTATTTTATTgcgttacatatcagccaccctgtagtgTTAACACAAAGTTGCAAACACGAAAATCTAATACACCCCATTTCAAATCGTTCCAATCGTTCGCGACAATATCCGGAAACGTTAAAAGTTCCGTATATAACCTGTGTGATACGGTACTATCGACTGTAGAATTATTCTGTCCTAAATTCTTCCTCATCctcttttgaaatattttttaaacacaaaaaaacaaaatctataaatggttatatttttaacatttgtctcaatttatttttcaaaaaattgttctatgTTCGTAATGGTATTATATGAATATGGGAATATCATGTGATCTTCACTTATGCTTAAAAAGTGATGTGgtgcaaagaaaattcaaatcgAAATTCTTCTAATTTAATACGAAAAAGGAGAATAACATTTGATTTGTTTTCTAAAAtagctataaaactaaaaaggtccttaatgtaaataataaaatgttcttaatTGCTGGAATCTCCTTGCGTAGTACCTTAGTCAAATTCCAATTTACGAAAACTTCCTTCTATAGATTCTATTTGTGAAACAAATGTCGGCTGTTGACTGGACTTTTCAGCATTATGTGAACTTCTGTGTTGGATACCACGATCATTGATCAATCTCATTTCATCCAATCGCACAATGGTATCACGTTTCTCCAACAGTTCTTGTTTCCATAATTCGACCATTTCTTTTTGGGGGATTTTTCCACCCATTTCCAAAGGCAAACATTCGGGATCGACATTCATATCCTTATAACTGGTATAGATATTGACACGACTGCTAATTTTAGGGCTAAGgcgatttttaataaaatcaatagCCCACTTTATAGTGGAGGGAACATTAACCAAATGTATCTCCTTGTGTCTCATGGGCAACGATTGCTCACCCCATTTGAAGATGCGTCCAAATTCGGTAGGATTCCACATGGTAACATGGGCAGCGGAGGTGCCTGTACAATCACCAACATGAACTATGCCGGTTATTTGATTTTGGGGATCTTCCAATAGACATTCATAAGCCAAAAAGTGTGCTTTTGCCTGTTCCGCAGATGTGTATTTCTTGGCATCGAAACATTGAGCATTTATCAGAAGAACACGGCGTCCCATACTATCTCGCTTGGGTGAAGCATAAATGTAACCACTGGTAATGACATCATTTAGTTTAGCATCGTTGATATCCAACTGAGTACTCAAATGTgggaatgatcgacgaatatttaaatatttaagtagCGTCTGTTGGGCCATGGGTACACTGAATTTTTTGGCCCGAAGAAATCGTAAGAGGAAATTATCATCATCGCGCACATTTTGCACATCCTCATTTTTGGCCAACCAATTGCGCATTTGTTCCAAACATTGATTTCGTGTGCTTTTATCCTCACGTAATTCGCTTTTGGCAATTTTCAATAGGCCCTCAGTGAGTGCAATTTCATTCTGATCCATGGTAATATCTTTCATTTTGAAACTTTTGAGCTCAAAAAAATGCGAGGGAAAtcctaaaattacaaaaaatatatatcttaataaaataatgaataaaaaattacacaactataattatctatatttacatatacaatattataattttatttcatatttcatatggatttttatatttttgggaattatcatgaattaagctctggaTCACAaagtctaggagatatgggcaaaataaatttttcatataaaaatttagatttttttgggattttaatggaattttcgatattgtgAAGGGTGATCACAAATAATAATCTTTTTCGCATAAAatccgtagtttaggagatatgagcacaacaagGTTTTTTCTCTATAGCAATCTCGATTTTccttgatttggatggaatttcaaattttttgaggagtAATGACGAATTAATCTTCTATGGGACACATAGTATAGAGATACGAGTAAAATAAGATATacatataaacttttcaattttttttcaggatatggaagtaattattagattttttgaaggtgatcacgaaaatttgtggaaataaaattttgataatttttttttagaaaattttctaaaaaaataaaattttgagaaaattttctatagaaataaaaatttgagaaaattttctaaagaactaaaattttgaggaaattttctatagaaataaaatttaaagaaaattttctatggaaataaaatttaaagaaaattttctatagaaacaaaattttaacaaacttttctatagaaatactattttgagaagttttttttttgaaattaacatttggagacaattttctatagaaatacaattttgaaaaaaatttctatagaaattaaatttcgaggaaattttgtatagaaataaaatttcgagaaaatctttcaagaaataacattttgagaaaattttctatagaaataaaattttgagaacattttctatagaaataaaattttgacaaaattttctatagaaataaaattttgacaaaattttctatagaaataaaattttgaaaataaaaattctatagaaacaaaatattgagaaatttttctatagaaataaaattttgagaaaattttctatagtaataaaattttgagaacattttctatggaaataaatttttgacaaaattttctatagaaataaaattttgacaaaattttatacagaaataaacttttaaaaaaaaattccatagaaataaattttgagaaaattttctatagtagtaacattttgagaaaagttttctatagaaataacactttgaggaagttttttatagatataaaattttatggaaatattctatagaaataaaattttgacaacattttataccgaaataaactttaaaaacagtttccatagaaataaaattttgagaaaattttctatagtagtaacattttgagaaaagttttctatagaaataacatttgagaacattttctatagatataaaattttgtggaaatattctatagaaataaggggaGTATGGCCAAAAACTCTACAATCGGTAATGCCggcctaccaaaatatcaatctATCTACCATTGATGGAGACGTTTTAAATGCCGATAACAACGCCCTTAGTTATTTATATAAGTTCTAGGAAATTTCATCTAATGATTGATTTGTCTTCAAAAGATTGAAATGAAATATGTGCTAAATATACCGTAGTTTTATATGTATctcaaaaatgtcacaaaaTAAACCAATTATTGTCTTATTGGCTAATCAAAAAACTACATTTTAAAGGAGAGCGAAAATACACTTTTAATGGGTCACaaacatggttgccacagttggtagaattccaccaaaaatggtagaatttttactgttttgtagatcggtagaattcacaaatttttgaaaattttttttttctaaagaaaattttgacaaaaatttgcatagaaaattttgactaaattttctatagaaataaaattttgagaaaattttcaatagaaataaaattttgataacattttctacagaaataaaattttactaaaaaattttttatagaaataacattttgacataattttctatagaaataaaattttgacaaaattttctatagaaataaaattttgacaaaattttctatagaaataaaattttgacaaaattttctatagaaataaaattttgaaaataaaaattctatagaaacaaaatattgagaaatttttctatagaaataaaattttgagaaaattttctatagaaataaaattttgacaaacttttctatagaaataaatttttgagaaaattttctataaaattaaaaatttgagaaagttttctataaaaatcaaattttgacaacgcattctatagatataaaattttgacaaaattttctatagaaataaaattttgagaaaattttctctacaattaaaattttgagaaaattttctataacaataacattttgagaaaattttctatagaaataaaattttgagaaaattttccatagatataaaattttgtggaaatattctacagaagtaaaattttgacaaaattttatacaggaataaaattttgacaaaattttctacagaaataaaattttgaaaaaattttatacagaaataaactttaaaaaaaatttccatagaaattaaattttgagaaaattttctataaaattaaaattttgagaattttttctttaaaaatcaaattttggcaacgcattctatagatataaaattttgacaaaattttctatagatataaaattttgtggaaatattctagagaagtaaaattttgacaaaattttatacagaaataaactttacaaaaaatttccatagaaattaaattttgagaaaatgttctatagtagtaacatcttgagaaaagttttctatagaaataacattttgagaaaatttcatatagaaataaaattttgtgaaaattttctatagaaataaaattttgtgaaaattttctatagaattaacatttgagaaaattttctatagaaataacattttgagaacatttttctatagaaataaaattttgagaaatttttctatagaaataaaatttttgacaaaattttcgttagaaattaatttgtgaaaattttttctatagaaataaaattttaagaaatttttctatagaaataaaactttgagaaaattttctatagaaataaaatttcgagaaaattttctatagaaataaaatttcgagaaaattttctatataaataaaattttgaaaaaaaaattctatagaaacaaaatattgagaaatttttctatagaaataaaattttgagaaaattttttctaaaattaaaattttgagaaaattttctctaaaattaaaattttgagaaaattttctatagaaataaaaatttgagaaaatttcctatagatataaaattttgtggaattattctatagaaataaaattttgacaaaattttatatagaaataaacatttgacaaaattttatacagaaataaacttaaaaaaaaattccatagaaataacattttaagaaaattttctatagtagtaacatttacagaaaagttttctatagaaataacattttgagaaaattttctatagaaataaaattttgtgaaaattttctatagaaataacattttgagaaaattttctatagaaataaaattttgagaaatttttctatagaaataaaattttgagaatattttctatagaaataaaatttcgagaacattttttatagaaataaaattttgataacatcttctatagaaataaaattttgacaaaattttctatagaaataaaattttgagaaatttttctatagaaataaaattttgagaaatttttctatagaaataaaattttgagaatattttctatagaaatcaaatttcgagaaaattttctatagaaataaaattttgacaaaattttctatagaaataaaattttgacaaaattttctatagaaataaaattttgacaaaattttctatagaaataaaattttgacaaaattttctatagaaataaaattttgacaaaattttctatagaaataaaattttgagaacattttctacagaaataaaattttgagaaaattttctctaaaattaaaattttgtgaaaattttctctaaaatttaaattgtggaaatattctatagaaatagaattttgacaaaattttattttgaaataaacttttgacaaaattttatacaaaaataaacttaaaaaaatttccacagaaataaaattttaagaaaatttcccatagtagtaacattttgagaaaagttttctatagaaacaaaaattttgagagaagtttctatagtagtaatattttgagaaaattttctatagaaataacattttgtttagttttgttagttgacctttggaattttacaattttgggattatttgtttggcttgaggtcatggactaatgaaaaatgctggtgttaatgtttttcattactttttattgaaatattgctgttctcggatatttcgatacaccatcggtgatcatcttaagcgagatattatattttacaaactaatagactttctccttacaatgctcatgactaatgaaaaacattaacaccagcatttttcattagtccatgacctcaagccaaacaaataatcccgaaattgtgaaataacattttgagaaaataaaattttgacaaaattttatacagaggtaaacttaaaaaaaaattccatagaaataaaattttaagaaaattttctatagtagtaacattttgagaaaagttttctatagaaataaaattttgtgaaaattttctatagaaataacattttgaaaaaattttctatagaaataacattttgagaaaattttctatagaaataacattttgagaaaattttctatttatatatataattttcgttagaaattaaaaaaagaaaaaaaatcttgagaaaattttccatagaaattaaatattgagaaaattttttatagaatcggTAGGTAACAACAATTTTCGTTATCATTATCAACTTATTTGTGTGGCAATAGATCAatatgtaaacaatcgataatgaCGTCACATTAATGAGTCATTACATACAAGTATACTAGGCTGAATATTTAACATCATTATAAAGCCTTTTGAAACAATTCTCTAAAAACTCTGTTTTCTCCACAACTAGCATCAAGCATTACAATTGGATCACCCCTTATGGCCCTTCTTACAATTTGAAAAGATTTGTGTACattgttattttaattattaacatGAACTTGAACTAATTCATATTTGCCGTGATGGACTTGAACTAATTTGAAATTTGCCATACTCCAATGAATTCGATTATTTATTTCTCTGTCCGTCCTCCATTGGTAGTTTATAGTCACGTCAGCAATGTTAATTAAAAGTGCGTCGCTTTCTGGCTATAAAAAAAGAGGTTTGTTGTAAACCAGACTTGATATGGTCAAATGCTAGCCATTGTTTTTATTAGTAGGAATGACCAGTGGAACATCAtcaaagaaacaaacaaaatacatttatatggaatctacaaaatgttcaataggtaGGGGGATATCGATTTCGGTAGGCTAAACTAAGAGGTTAGCAACGATATATGATAATGCAGGGTGGctgatagaaatataaatgcAACAAAGAAAagcgatatatattttttaatttattgttcaaaaacaaaaaatgtcgcCAATAACATCGAATTTTAGAATCATTTGTTCAAATTTGCTAACTTTGGCAAAAATTATGACCTTCAAACGACCggcaaagccatcacacgctgcGGCATTTTAACCCATTCACGTTGTCTTGAGATAATTTAcactttgttattttttttacgaCACGGTCGATGTATACAAGCTAAAAGTGgacattggtctatagttatatatagcccacagataaatcgatccctaatcacacaaaaattggtccatatcaagttcataattgtatatatcccccatataaccgacccccatattttaattctggctctctacgtatcttgcaaaaagtccatatcgattcgtaattatttgtagacttacctacacataccttttttgtctaatatataccacgtatggactaacttacaatttagaaaacgatttaagataccacaacccggatcgtatgaaatttgcttctcttagagggtctgcaagccaaatttgggggtccgtttatatgggggctatacgtaaaagtggactgatatggcccatttgcaataccatccgacctacatcaataacaactactggtgccaagtttcaagtcgatagcttgtttcgttcggaagttagcgtgatttcaacagacggatggacggacatgctcagatcgactcagaatttcaccacgacccagaatatatatatactttatggggtcttagagcaatatttcgatgtattacaaatggaatgacaaagttaatatacccccatcctatggtggagggtataaaagaaaaacaaaaaatatacattAAGGGACGAAATTgatcatgaaatataaaaacttatatgcagtttgtttatttaaatcaaaaatcttCTCTTTATTTTTAGGTACATTTCCCTTTTCCCTTAAGATGTTGATGAAGgacgcaaatttaaaaaattcgtgtcttaaattaaatgagaaaatttttaaagtaaagtttttgaaaattaaattttttttttacgaattttttcttaaaattgtgtcctaaaatttaggttgtataatatttcatattaggtcattatttttttttagtgtatatattTCTTGTAGTTGATAGAAACTTCGTAAAGGGAGTATGGCCAAAAACTATACAATCGGTAATGTCGGCCTACAAAATATCAATCTATCTACCATTAATGGAGAAATTTTAAATGCCGATAACATCGCCCTTAGTTCTTTATATAAATTCTGGGAAATTTCATCTAATGATTGATTTGTCTTCAAAAGATTGAAATGAAATATGTGCTAAATATACCATAGTTTTATATGTATctcaaaaatgtcacaaaaTAAACCAATTATTGTCTTATTGGCTAATCAAAAAACTACATTTTAAAGGAGAGCGAAAATACACTTTTAATGGGTcacaaacacggttgccacaggtggtagaattccaccaagaatggtagaatttttattgtttggtagatcggtagaattcacaaatttttgaaaaaattttatttctaaagaaaattttgacaaaaatttcca
This is a stretch of genomic DNA from Haematobia irritans isolate KBUSLIRL chromosome 4, ASM5000362v1, whole genome shotgun sequence. It encodes these proteins:
- the Cralbp gene encoding cellular retinaldehyde binding protein translates to MKDITMDQNEIALTEGLLKIAKSELREDKSTRNQCLEQMRNWLAKNEDVQNVRDDDNFLLRFLRAKKFSVPMAQQTLLKYLNIRRSFPHLSTQLDINDAKLNDVITSGYIYASPKRDSMGRRVLLINAQCFDAKKYTSAEQAKAHFLAYECLLEDPQNQITGIVHVGDCTGTSAAHVTMWNPTEFGRIFKWGEQSLPMRHKEIHLVNVPSTIKWAIDFIKNRLSPKISSRVNIYTSYKDMNVDPECLPLEMGGKIPQKEMVELWKQELLEKRDTIVRLDEMRLINDRGIQHRSSHNAEKSSQQPTFVSQIESIEGSFRKLEFD